A window of the Xenopus laevis strain J_2021 chromosome 9_10L, Xenopus_laevis_v10.1, whole genome shotgun sequence genome harbors these coding sequences:
- the XB22064855.L gene encoding zinc finger protein 300 isoform X2 has protein sequence MKRKELPREFRDKVVELHELGEGYKKISRTLEIPLSTVKSIIKKWKMYRTTQTLPRSGRPSKPGSRPRRKPGILKEDYAIMQMGVDPVLKPNKDYPSEYSDDEIQEVSITDKHFRALKSPSEESATDEFLPEMIEESHKPSCLADVSEHCKEQDAIEELCSQGSGQETVSTIPDDSHNKKIACSGKEGPEQETCLHWCKESSTLSFAKCQKALAKQKPLRCSQCGRAFRYKSQLFMHQKTHREEKLHCEVGRNENEQRSPFAVHLQAFEEEKPYICHECGSCFQQICTLVLHQKKHKGLNP, from the exons ATGAAGAGGAAAGAGCTTCCGCGGGAGTTTAGGGATAAGGTTGTTGAACTTCATGAGTTAGGGGAGGGGTATAAAAAGATTTCTAGGACTCTAGAAATCCCCCTCAGCACAGTCAAATCCATCATTAAGAAATGGAAGATGTATCGTACTACCCAGACTCTGCCCCGATCTGGGCGCCCCTCCAAACCAGGCAGCCGGCCGAGGAGGAAACCAG GAATTTTGAAAGAAGATTATGCGATTATGCAAATGGGGGTGGATCCAGTCCTAAAGCCTAATAAGGACTACCCATCAG AGTATTCTGATGATGAAATCCAAGAAGTATCGATAACAGACAAGCATTTTCGTGCCCTAAAGAGTCCAAGTGAAGAATCAGCCACAG ATGAGTTCCTTCCGGAGATGATTGAAGAATCCCACAAGCCTTCCTGTTTAGCAGATGTATCAGAGCACTGCAAGGAACAGGATGCCATAGAAGAATTGTGCTCACAGGGCAGCGGACAAGAAACTGTTTCAACAATTCCTGATGATTCCCACAATAAAAAGATAGCTTGTAGTGGTAAAGAAGGACCAGAGCAGGAAACGTGTCTTCATTGGTGCAAAGAAAGCAGTACATTGTCCTTTGCCAAATGTCAGAAGGCACTTGCCAAGCAAAAGCCCCTGAGGTGCAGCCAGTGTGGGAGAGCCTTTAGATATAAATCTCAGCTCTTTATGCACCAGAAAACACACAGAGAGGAAAAGCTTCATTGCGAAGTTGGAAGGAACGAAAACGAACAGAGATCTCCGTTTGCTGTGCACCTGCAGGCCTTCGAGGAAGAGAAACCATACATTTGCCATGAATGTGGCAGCTGCTTTCAGCAAATATGTACCCTGGTCTTacatcaaaagaaacacaaaggATTAAATCCTTAA
- the XB22064855.L gene encoding zinc finger protein 300 isoform X1, whose translation MKRKELPREFRDKVVELHELGEGYKKISRTLEIPLSTVKSIIKKWKMYRTTQTLPRSGRPSKPGSRPRRKPGILKEDYAIMQMGVDPVLKPNKDYPSEYSDDEIQEVSITDKHFRALKSPSEESATADEFLPEMIEESHKPSCLADVSEHCKEQDAIEELCSQGSGQETVSTIPDDSHNKKIACSGKEGPEQETCLHWCKESSTLSFAKCQKALAKQKPLRCSQCGRAFRYKSQLFMHQKTHREEKLHCEVGRNENEQRSPFAVHLQAFEEEKPYICHECGSCFQQICTLVLHQKKHKGLNP comes from the exons ATGAAGAGGAAAGAGCTTCCGCGGGAGTTTAGGGATAAGGTTGTTGAACTTCATGAGTTAGGGGAGGGGTATAAAAAGATTTCTAGGACTCTAGAAATCCCCCTCAGCACAGTCAAATCCATCATTAAGAAATGGAAGATGTATCGTACTACCCAGACTCTGCCCCGATCTGGGCGCCCCTCCAAACCAGGCAGCCGGCCGAGGAGGAAACCAG GAATTTTGAAAGAAGATTATGCGATTATGCAAATGGGGGTGGATCCAGTCCTAAAGCCTAATAAGGACTACCCATCAG AGTATTCTGATGATGAAATCCAAGAAGTATCGATAACAGACAAGCATTTTCGTGCCCTAAAGAGTCCAAGTGAAGAATCAGCCACAG CAGATGAGTTCCTTCCGGAGATGATTGAAGAATCCCACAAGCCTTCCTGTTTAGCAGATGTATCAGAGCACTGCAAGGAACAGGATGCCATAGAAGAATTGTGCTCACAGGGCAGCGGACAAGAAACTGTTTCAACAATTCCTGATGATTCCCACAATAAAAAGATAGCTTGTAGTGGTAAAGAAGGACCAGAGCAGGAAACGTGTCTTCATTGGTGCAAAGAAAGCAGTACATTGTCCTTTGCCAAATGTCAGAAGGCACTTGCCAAGCAAAAGCCCCTGAGGTGCAGCCAGTGTGGGAGAGCCTTTAGATATAAATCTCAGCTCTTTATGCACCAGAAAACACACAGAGAGGAAAAGCTTCATTGCGAAGTTGGAAGGAACGAAAACGAACAGAGATCTCCGTTTGCTGTGCACCTGCAGGCCTTCGAGGAAGAGAAACCATACATTTGCCATGAATGTGGCAGCTGCTTTCAGCAAATATGTACCCTGGTCTTacatcaaaagaaacacaaaggATTAAATCCTTAA